The nucleotide window CAAAGTCTTTTGAAAGGCTGAATTTGAAGCCTGGCACATGGGGAGCTGTGAACAACTTGTTACAGTGATGCACGAAACGccttctccagccccagtgGATTCCATCAGTGGGACTGCAGGAAGATCGTGGTTATTCTTGAGGGCAGGCAATGTCACACCCGGCTGGGGAGGGACACAGGGGCTCTAATTGGGCAGGGCTGTAAATCACTTTGGTAATACAGAAAGGAGCTGGAACAAGCAGAAATAATGAGGCAGACCCGCCAAACACCCGAGGAGCAGTAACATGTTGAGGGATAAACGAGGAGAGGTGGagcactggcaggagcagcagggcaagTGCTCACAGGGCAAGGTAACAACAGGCAGGGGAAGGCTCAGCAGGACACCAGGGGAGCACCTCCACTGAGAAGGTTTTCTCAGGACAGGTCAAAGAGAAGGCAGTCAAAGAAAccacagagctgcactgcaggcagctctcaAATCTacaccaaacaaacaataaaaccccaaacccaaagcCTTCATATCCTGAGTGAACCAAATATTTCTGGGAGATGAGGTAACCAGTGGTACCTAAAAATACTGTCCTGTGGAGACCTCCTCCTGTGCATCACCTGCAGACAGCTGGGACCCTCTGACAGGCTGTGACTTCTGATCACAGGCTGCACACAGCACCTGAAGCTAATCGCTTCAGCTAATTCCTCAGGGGCCACCTGCGTGCCTGGACTGAAGAAAAAGCCTCCCCAGCTTTGGCCAccaaagcagccacagcaggagccaTTTGTTCACACCACCCAAACTAAATCACAATTAGCCCAGTGACAACAGGCTGCTGAAGCACATCCCCAAAACCACAAGGTAATTACAGATCTACTATCAGTTCTTGTTTCCCAGTCACCAGACATCCAAGAGAACCACCATGATCAATGcacctctttttttccagtgtggCTTCCAGACATTTACATCTACTAGAAAAACCCAGATTTTTGTGACTCATGCCTTCAGGTCCAGCCCTGATGAAGTTGCAGAGTGAGCTGCTGCAAATCCACCTGGCTAAAAAGACTACAGGAAGGTAATTGCAGCACTTTTCCTGAGCTGACATATCCTTCTAATTGGCTTCATGGTCCTGACTTACTGATGTCTTGGGTCCCACTTCCTCTAGAAATTACCTCTGATTCCCCATACTACAGGGGAAAATAAGCTTAGCAATAACATTTAGACTCACTGTCCTTAGCAATGGGCCCTGCCATCAGTAAAGCACAGCCAAAATGAAACCAGACTGGCCATTCCAGGGAGATGCTTGCAAGAATGGCTTTTGCACAGAAGTTTCTTGCTTCAAGGTCATCTCAACCCACATCGCAGACAGCTCTGATAagcaacagcacagcagctcaccAGAGACTTAAAAATAGTGGAGAGTCTATAAAGGTCTCTTTCTCTTCCTACCtaaggctttttttaaactaaaacaaatattttattgtcttCTAAAAGAAGATTGTGTTGATTTTGTTGGTCCTATTGCAtagccaggcactgctgctgcacataGAAATTCTGACTATCTCCATCAGGCCTCAACTCactatttctaaaaataaagtaagtAATATTAATTTGTTCCTCCAGCACCTGGTGTTTAAACTTATTTCTTGGCAACTTCTGTTCTCGgcatttaaacatttttcatattCACCTTAAGTCTGGCAGCACTATTGGTTATCCTTCTCTGCCTCACTAATAATTTGGTTGATGGCATGCAGGTGGGTTTCtcataattaaaaaacccatttgCAAAGTTTGCATTAGGTGATCTGAAAAAATAGAGCACTCCTTTCAAAGGTTAAATAAGTaagctgcagagctccatgAAAATATTGCATAATTTAGGgataaaaatagttttgcttTATTCAAGCTAGGCTGGATAGGTAGATTTTTACTGCAATCAGCCTAATCCTCATCTCTCCAAGTTACATGCTCAAGTTGattatagaaaattaaatttagtaTTAATCAAGCTAGGAAGAaggaaattacaaaaattaacCTAATGCATAAATCATAGAAAAGAATGGTGGAGCCAGCCAGAGATCATTTAATGCATCTTTACCTTGTCCCACACCAGAACCAACTCCCCCCTTCCCCAAGCCACTCTGACAGTTCTTGTCCAACCCTTTCATAAATTTCCCAGCACAGGTACCAGAAGCCACcactcagagccctgcagggccccaCCAGCCCTTCTGCTCCAGGCCTTGCCTTGGCAGCCCCCAGCCATCCTGATCTGGAGCatcccccacccctgccccagctggcagagcccaggaatgcagctcctcccagttgCACTGACAGGTCACTTGCAGTTTTGGGCACAGAACTGCAGCACTTGGcaccactgggaaaaaaaagagcaaatccAAAAGGGCAAGCCCAGTTACCCAATTACAGAGGATCCAGGcttagaaatatatatttgtaaGTTTCCTGATTTAGAAAGAACTCTACATATTTATTGGCTGTGGCTTTCAGCTTCTCCACACCATAAATTACGAATTTAGTATCTGATAGATCTGCACTACCCTTTTATCCCAGTTTTACAGCTGAGAAACAACTGGCTGCACAGGACCTGTTCCAAATTATCCTTGAGGTCAGTGGGATCTCCCAGTGAACCCCATGGGACATGGGGTGGACAAGCATGGTTCCATATTTCCCAAATAGCTGTCCAGTCCTTGGCAAAGCCATTTCATCCTCTGGACACAAACCCAAAGAAAGCTTGGTAGAGGGCTCTCCTGACACACTACAACCAACATGCAACTATGCTTCCATGGAGTCACAGCTGATGGTGCATTAAGCCAATTTTGTCTTTTATATGCAAATTTATTAAACATGGAGCAGCCAAGCAGCCCTACAATCCACTCCACACAGCCAAAAACATCCCATTTAAACTTGTATAATAAGGAAACATTTAGCTCTGAAGGTACATTTAGAGCACAAGagttttcttctctgagctACATCctgatgttttcttccttcccaaATCTTACTTGCTAGGACATGTACAAATCCAGACAGTCTTTATCAGCTAGGGGTGTGGGAGGGCAGTTCTAGACGAAGCTCTTATAACTGCATTGTTTtcttaatgagaaaataaacaacagcaACTTAGAGAAATTGAAAACCTAAATGAAGTCCTTAAGAGTTCCCCTTAGTCACTGCCAAACTTTTTTCCTAATCCCTTTGAACTCCAGTAGTTTAATCAACAGCTTGTTTAGGATTAATCTTCTCATCCcagttacacacacacacacgaatGTCCATCAGAGAATAAATTGAAAAGCAGAATTGCCATAAAGAGCCATAACAATTTGACATTCTCTGGAAGCAAGAATAAAGGACTCAGCAGGACAAAGGCTGAAGACAGAAAGAGCATCTCTTAATGAATTCCTGGGATGCCTGGGGcctcctgagcagcagggccaggctcacccagcagcagtgcACAGTCAGGGGCAGACCTGGCTGGGCCACAGCCGCAGGAGCTCCACTGCGGTCATTAAGAGAGCTCAGCAGGTCCGggctgggcagccacagccctgcagcctccccaggagCATGCAGAGGTGCATGCAATTCCCCAATTAActgactgcagctcctcagccagctgccagcaagggctggaaggagacagcaaggcagctcctgggctgccatGGGAAAGCACTGCTGGACACCACACCTGCACTGCAAATAACTGCTTGGCTCAGGGCTTCAGGACAAAGAGCACGTGTGACTGGGCACATCTACAAGCATtagagaaggaaaggaacaaCCTGGCAGGTGAAAACACATGGGCCATCAAGGAGCCCAGGAGATTTCCCCAGAAACACTCCAAACCCCATTGCTTTTACAATTCCTAGTCCTATAAAAAGCAGGTCAGGAGCTTCTGAAGAAAACTGCCTTATGGTGGGGAAAAGATGCCTTGTTTTAGGAGTATGTACATGAGCTGCAGAAGATGGCCATAGCAGCCAGGTCATTATGAAACACAAGGTTCAATGTCTATGAACCACAAAAGGGGTTTCAGGGACCAGCACCTGTCTCCTGAACATTCCCCTGTCCAGAGAACATGGTggacagccctgcagtgctgctaaGAGGGATGGCTGTGCAGACACTGAGGCAAGAAAAGTGTTCTGTACGACCCATCATGGCTTTGCAGAAGCAGCACTTACTGCAGACACCCTTCCTGGGATTTGTGATGCTAAAGACCAGCATTATTTGGAGAGCACAGGACTGCAACCTGCCCATTTCAAGTTAAGGccaaagctaaaaaaaaacaagttgtGAGGGCAGATTGCATTAAGGTCCTGCATTTTGGTCCAGCATTTATATTTGTTCTTATAGAACCTTTCCATTTTCACTGTGGGTATGGGGTGTATGACTTTCCCCTGTATCTAAAGATAGGCCAGTATTTCACAGCACAGGACTGCTTTGCCACTTTCAAATCAAGGTGATTCATGCAGAGGATGgcagcagaaacacagcagaCTCTTTCCATTCTGCCATCAGTCCttgtgctggggcaggcaggagagggggagCTATTGTCAGGTGATGAGAACAGGGCATCTGTGATTCAAGTGAATGGGGAGTACTGAGCAGCACTTCAGCACTGTGCAGTTTGTGTCAGGGTACATGAACACCTTCCagtgccttttttcctttggaaatctCTATTATCCAGAATGAGAGTACCCTAAGTGCAGCCTAACCATAAACAGGAAGGTATCTGTGAAGAGACTCCCTGACCTCATCTCGGAGCATGGAGGACCTGCCTTAGCATGTCACAGTAATTCACAACTGCTTGTTTGCACAGagatgtgtgtgtctgtgtctctgtgaACCGAGGTGGTATGATCCCAACAGCTGAAAGGCTCCCACATTCCTCTGCAAGCTGAGAGCTCACTATCTTGACACTGATACCTCTGAGGGAAACAATTTTGTCACAGGTTCAGTGGAAGATCAGAGGACcttgaaaaattatatttaactCCATGTCCATTTCAGGGCACAGATTTCCCCTGCAAAGaagtaaaaatttattaataaacTGCAAGTTTCATGTAGgaaacaggaaagcaggaatGCTACTAACCTTGAGAATGTGAAGACCAGACTCTcgcttttttcctcttgactGCACATCATCCACTTGACTGCAGGGATTTACTCTTGTGCCTCTTATTACCATTAATCATATCactttttacttaaaatttgTGAACAAGTATTCTGTTTATTAGCTTAATAAAAGCTCAGATGCATAGAGCTACAAACATCAGGCACCTCAGCACACACTAACACAGGGCTGCCCTTGATTTTAGCTTCTTTTTGCCCCAGAGAAGACCACCAGGATTTGTGATCCACACTGGAGATACTCCAATGAACACCAAGACCCCACCACATCACCTGCACTGTTGACTTTGCCAACTTTACAGCTACTGCTGACTGGGCAGCATGGCTCTCACACCATACTTACATCTTCTGTACCTCTGGAACACGTCACAGATACTTCCTGGTTTTAGAAGTCCTCTGGGCTTCCTTCTCACAAGCACATCAAATGTCTTAGAGCAACACTGCAGAAGAAGGTTGTCCATGCATCTCGACTATACAtcacatttatttaaacaagTAAGCAATTTAAAGTCCCTGAGTTACACGTCTCCTCCTTACACCATTTCCCCAGAAATGCCTGCTTTCTGCTTCACCAATGACCAGTGTTCTTCCACAGCAGCATGCAGAGGGGATCTCCTGAGGCATGCCACCCTCTTGTGTCCAAAACAAGTTTCACTAGTTCCACCTGGAAGTACCAGGAAAGCACTTCACCAGAGCAGAGACTAACAGCCCTCAGGTGTCTGGGCACACAGGTCTCTCTCAACCTCCCTTCAGCACTTTGTTGTTGCTGATGCTTGCATTTCAAACAAACTTCAGTTCATTTCACACCAAACAGGGAACTTGCACCAAGTAGAAGCAATTTTCAATAGATCATGATAAAGTACCAAAAGCAAAAAGTATCCAATGTAAACAACTTGTAAACATTAGTAACACATCGGTAGAGTCAAAGAACATGAATGACCACAGAGACAACTCACAATTCAGAAAAAGCCTTTTGTCATGAAGTCTTTATGGCttgacagaaagaaagatttgTTTTTGATGTGGTTAGTGCAATTGTTTTTTATTGGAGAGGTCAGTTAAGAAGAGTTAAACAGATGAATCCAGTATGACACCTCAGTTTCCGAGTTGCTTTTGAACCTGATCTGAAATATGGCACTGGACTCTCATCTAGAGTCAAGGCATTTGTGatctcagaaataaaaccagctaTTTGCCCCCCAGGATATGGAGAGGGCTCTTCAAGGGATAATCCATGTTTCATATaaaacagaggaaggaaagctTAACAGCATCACAAGGGCAGCTGTGTGCTTGGCCAGTACCTCTGCAATCCACATATACAGCTTCATCTAATACataatttatttggaaaagtGAATGAAGGAAGGAGTAGGCAGACTCACTGAAGAGATGGGTAATGCAGCATTTGAGAACAGTCCACTCCTGGAAATTCAGGCTCCTGCAAAGTAACCTTGGGCTTTTACATGAGGAAAGGCTAGAAAAAACATATTCCTCAACACTGTCTGAATTTAGAACCTCCTATTCTGCTATCTCATGCAAAGCAAGAACGAATATCCAAGCTTCTATCCAAAGCAAAAATCAGTGTCACTTTCCTTGACAGTGATAATGGTGTTTAGAGAGAATTTTTCAAGTAGTGCACACCTTTCTGGAATCAGAATCCAGGCTCACAACACTCACATCTTCAGCTTTGATCTGAGCTATCCTTTCCCTGATTCCAGAGACACCACTAGGTCTGGCACCACCATTTCCTCACACTTATTGCTTCACAAGCCATATTCATTCCCAGGACACCCAGCTCACCAGAGCACTTTTGCTCTTCCCTTCATTTCTCTTCCCATACGAAGAGCTCCCATTATCCCTAACAGAAGTCAACACATGCTTGCACAGGACAGAGTAGACCTATTAAGGCTACATGGCTGACCAACAGAAATACATGTATGTaactgaaattttcttctgttcagcAAAGGGCACTGAGTTTTAATTGAGACATTTTCACCTGTGACCCTTACTTCCTCGTATCCACCTTCTCCCCCTACCCCCTTTATGTATGGGGAAGACTCACTGTGCTTCCCTGatgcaaaacaagaaatagaTCACATCAAGTTTGCTCCATACACCAAaaggtaaaaaaacaaaacaaaaaaaaaaaaccaaaggacAAACTGGTTCACAGTTAACTATAAATAAAAGTGCAGTAAGTGTTCAAGTAGAGTGTAGAGTTTAAGCAAGCTGTACAACCACATTTGGCATAGTCATCTTTTAAAGGCCCTGCGTGGGTCCCTCCCATTACTGACAGCAGGGGGAAGAGGCTGAACACTATTAGCTGGTGCTGGATTTACAGGTCCTCGGCCATTGCCTCTCCCACTACCTGCATAAATGTGGCCGTGGTTATACGTGAATGGAAATCCACTTGCTTCAGGTCCAGTTTGTAAACCATTAcctaaaaagacaaaaaaaaaccccattataACGAGTTCCATGGGTTGAAATCACCGATTCCTTACATAACTTAACCAACAGGGAATACATGGAGtttgcagtaaaataaacaCCAAACCCTGAAGACCAGAAGGAAAAGCCTCTCTCTGGCACTGCAAGACTCCAAATCACAGCTTACctttcccctccatccctttcTCAACAAAAGCAAGAAGGGTCACAATAACAGCTGTATAACACCAGCTACTGAGTGTGGGCATTGTGCAGGCAGGCCAGAACTAAGGTCCCCTCTCAGTTTACACCTGCTCAAAGCCTTGAAGCATTTTCATATTTAAGATTCTGTGTTTAAATACAGCACAAAATGATCTGGATAAGTCAAATATTGGAATTCAGATTACCACCACATCTGTTTTCGTGAGCTAACGAGGCAGGAAAGCCACGGTATCTAGCAAGactgatgtaatttttaaagcCAATGCCTCAGGaagtttaaaaaagcagaatttcaagTGCTGcaaaaacttttcaaaagcaTCACAACAATTTAAGATTAGTCAAGATCTCTTATGTGATATAGACACCCCAAATACTCTaatctcctcctctctcctacAGAAGAAAtcctaaaaacattttcaggaaatGTTCATGCTTACATGCTTGAGGTTCTGGCCCCAGTTTGAATGACTTTTTAGAGGGTAGTACACTTTTTTTATCCCAAGAATGGAGAACCCttgaaataaatttctatttccataaagtgtttctcattttttcacttttacaaacagaaaaaaacttacCCAGTGGCCCAAAAGTACAAGTACCCATACCACTTGATGCAGAAATATTATTCTGTTCACCCTGTGCCTTTAgagaaaggttaaaaaaaaaaaaacaaaaaacaaaaaagcatggatcagagaaagaaaactcatatttttacagaaaggggctgattttttccccctctgtgtTCTTACAGTGGCTCCACATGGAATTTATCTGCTACTTCAATTATTGGCTCATTTCTAGCTATATACCACCAAGTCCCTTTTCCAAGGAGAGTCACATCTGACCACAACCCAGCGTGAAATATTCAGAACAAAGAGCACTTTAGGCCAGAAGCCTCAGACAAATTTAACATACCAGTTTGTTCTGCCCAACGTGCTCTGAGTTGGGTTCGCTGTAGTTTGGCACTTCTGAGTACACCATGCAGAACCTGGGAAGAAATCAGGATTATTAGCAAGTCCTAAAGCCATTGTTTTAACAGAGTTCTCAACTCCACAATTCACAGAGCATATATTCTTGACATCCCATCACCTAGAAGTAATTAATCCAGACCCCACTGTTCAGAAAATATCTGTAGGTATTAAAAGGCTCTTTGATCCCTTTATAGGCTTGTGGTGAGGCTGCCACATCTTCCTGGTGAGGGCATTTCAATCAAGCAGAGGCAAGCTTTCATTTAATCAAGGAGGTAAACTGGcctaaataaaacaaaagctgatGAAAGGGCTCCCTTTGTCTCTCTTCCAGCTGCATAATCTTGTCCAGCACCCACTCACAAGGTCACCTGAGGCACTGAGTcaccctgcctgctcccagacAGGGACTGCATTACACCTCTAGAGAAAAGTCACTCCCACACTATGCAGTGCCCCATTAACAATAATAGCACAGAGGAGCCCAAAACTGGTAATGAAATTGGAATGAAAAGGATGCTTTCATCCTTTTCCACTCAAGGGGACTATGGAATAGGCCCATCAAGTCACAACATGGAAATTATGGCCGAGAGGAAGAAAGATCTGGATCATTACACTGCTTGGAATGGTTAAACACAAGTGGAACTctcacctgctgctgggaggtACAACTCAGATAAGGACTCTCATCACTCCAGCCTGCTGGAGAGTAAGTCAACTGGGTAACACTTCTGAGGTAGTGGATTTTGTACAAGACAatgtgcagatttttttttgtgtaaatcAATCTGAACACTGGGCATTTCTGAACGATACAGAAGGATATGTAGCAACCCCAGAGCCCCACTTCCCTGATGACTGCAGGGTTTCCCACAGCACTTTGTGCAACAGAGGAAGCACTCTTCTGGTTAGAAAAGGTTgctattttttctgttgctcaAGTGTGTTACTCATGTTTGTTcttgggcaggagctgctgccccagtcCGTGGGCAGTTTAAAGCAGATTTAATGAGGCCTGTTTCTGCTTGGATATGATTCACTGCAGTGACCttgctcttccttctctgcaCTGCCTGGCCCTCAAGGATGACACACATACAAAAGGCTTCCACCAAGACGAAGTGGTTAATCAAGGTAAGGCCTAGGTAAGCAAAGCACATTGTCATTTATACATTTCCTCCTACACCTGTGCCAATGATGGAGGCTGATTTTCCTCAAAGTACCTACAGTCCAGACAGGGTCAGAGCTCATTATATCCACAACCAACTGAGAACACACTTTTGCTACCCTGAATTCCATTCCTAAGAGCTACCAGGTCTCATACTTACCACGGCACTCTGCTGAGAGGTATGAACACACAATACTTACTCCCCAATTTTATGCAGCTCCCCTCCTCGTCCTGTGTAAAGTGTCAGGCATCCTTTCCACAGAGATGCGTACCTGGccagaaaaaggagaagtgAAGCAGTTTCTCAGTGAATGAGCTAACAGAGGAAGTTGAAGGATGCTATCTTCCAGGAAGTTAACAAGTATTACACACCAGCATGGACCAAAAAATTTCCCAGGGACCCCAAAGTCACCAACACCAACTGTTTATAGATCTCCATGTACTA belongs to Serinus canaria isolate serCan28SL12 chromosome 7, serCan2020, whole genome shotgun sequence and includes:
- the NABP1 gene encoding SOSS complex subunit B2, whose protein sequence is MSAASDTYFLIKDIKPGLKNLNVIFIVLEIGRVTKTKDGHEVRSCKVADKTGSITICVWDEIGGLIQPGDIIRLTKGYASLWKGCLTLYTGRGGELHKIGEFCMVYSEVPNYSEPNSEHVGQNKLAQGEQNNISASSGMGTCTFGPLGNGLQTGPEASGFPFTYNHGHIYAGSGRGNGRGPVNPAPANSVQPLPPAVSNGRDPRRAFKR